The following are from one region of the Streptomyces rubrogriseus genome:
- a CDS encoding GNAT family N-acetyltransferase produces MTGVLTADRPPKPAAPRRYTVTLARDEDDVRAAQRLRHDVFAGEMGALLASPQPGYDVDAFDAYCDHLLVREETTGQVVGTYRLLPPERAAVAGRLYAESEFDLTSLDPIRPSLVEVGRSCVHPDHRDGAVIGLVWAGIARYMTDRGHAWLAGCCSLPLADGGALAAGAWDRVRTKHLAPEEYRVRPLLPWVPRPAAPAARTELPALLRGYLRLGAWVCGEPAHDVDFGVADLYVLLPMNRVDPRYLRHFLSLAPA; encoded by the coding sequence ATGACCGGCGTACTGACCGCTGACCGTCCCCCGAAGCCCGCCGCTCCCCGCCGCTACACCGTCACCCTCGCCCGCGACGAGGACGACGTGCGGGCCGCCCAGCGGCTGCGGCACGACGTGTTCGCCGGGGAGATGGGCGCGCTGCTGGCGAGCCCGCAACCCGGCTACGACGTCGACGCCTTCGACGCGTACTGCGACCACCTGCTCGTGCGCGAGGAGACGACCGGGCAGGTCGTCGGGACCTACCGGCTGCTGCCGCCGGAGCGCGCCGCGGTCGCCGGACGGCTGTACGCGGAGAGCGAGTTCGACCTCACCTCCCTGGACCCGATCCGGCCCTCCCTGGTCGAGGTCGGCCGGTCCTGTGTGCACCCCGACCACCGCGACGGCGCCGTCATCGGACTCGTCTGGGCCGGCATAGCCCGCTACATGACCGACCGCGGCCACGCCTGGCTGGCGGGTTGCTGTTCCCTCCCGCTCGCCGACGGCGGCGCCCTCGCCGCCGGAGCCTGGGACCGGGTGCGGACCAAGCACCTGGCGCCCGAGGAGTACCGGGTACGGCCGCTGCTGCCGTGGGTCCCCCGCCCGGCGGCGCCCGCCGCCCGCACCGAGCTGCCGGCGCTGCTGCGCGGCTACCTCCGGCTGGGCGCCTGGGTCTGCGGCGAGCCCGCGCACGACGTGGACTTCGGTGTCGCGGACCTGTACGTGCTGCTGCCGATGAACCGGGTCGACCCGCGCTACCTGCGGCACTTCCTCTCGCTGGCACCGGCCTGA
- a CDS encoding LLM class flavin-dependent oxidoreductase: protein MTSALAGTRFSVLDRSRIRAGRTAGEALRDTVRLAREAERLGYHRFWVAEHHGVPGVAGSAPTVLAAAVAGATSRIRVGTGGVMLPNHRPLVVAEQFGVLESLFPGRIDMGLGRSVGFTDGVRRALGREKDDAEDFDAQLAELLGWFRGTSPTGVHARPAEGLTVPPFVLAMGEGAAVAARAGLPMVIGDLRDRDRMRRGIDRYRAAFRPSEWSAEPYVVVSGTVAVAATPEAARRLLVPEAWSMAEARTRGAFPPLPTAEQVEARTMTGKERDLYEAGLAGHLTGTEEQVADELETLVKETGAQEVLVTTSTYDRAALLDSYRRLARVTGTGPLDAPA, encoded by the coding sequence GTGACCTCTGCACTCGCCGGCACCCGCTTCTCCGTCCTCGACCGCTCCCGCATCCGGGCGGGCCGCACTGCCGGGGAGGCACTGCGCGACACCGTGCGGCTGGCCCGGGAGGCGGAGCGGCTCGGCTACCACCGGTTCTGGGTGGCGGAGCACCACGGTGTGCCCGGAGTGGCCGGCTCGGCGCCGACCGTGCTCGCGGCCGCCGTGGCCGGGGCCACGAGCCGTATCCGGGTCGGCACCGGGGGCGTGATGCTGCCCAACCACCGGCCGCTGGTGGTCGCCGAGCAGTTCGGCGTGCTGGAGTCGCTCTTCCCCGGCCGGATCGACATGGGGCTCGGCCGCTCGGTCGGCTTCACCGACGGCGTCCGCAGGGCGCTGGGCCGGGAGAAGGACGACGCCGAGGACTTCGACGCGCAACTGGCCGAGCTGCTCGGCTGGTTCCGGGGGACCTCGCCCACGGGCGTGCACGCGCGCCCCGCGGAGGGGCTGACCGTACCGCCGTTCGTGCTGGCGATGGGCGAGGGCGCGGCCGTCGCCGCCCGTGCTGGGCTGCCGATGGTCATCGGGGACCTGCGCGACCGGGACCGGATGCGCCGCGGCATCGACCGCTACCGCGCCGCGTTCCGCCCCTCCGAGTGGAGCGCGGAGCCGTACGTCGTCGTCTCCGGCACCGTCGCGGTGGCCGCCACGCCCGAGGCGGCCCGGCGGCTCCTGGTCCCGGAGGCCTGGTCCATGGCCGAGGCCCGCACGCGGGGCGCCTTCCCGCCGCTGCCGACGGCCGAGCAGGTCGAGGCCCGGACCATGACCGGCAAGGAGCGCGACCTGTACGAGGCCGGTCTCGCCGGCCACCTCACCGGCACCGAGGAGCAGGTCGCCGACGAGCTGGAGACGCTCGTGAAGGAGACGGGCGCGCAGGAGGTGCTGGTCACCACCAGCACGTACGACCGTGCCGCGCTGCTCGACTCCTACCGGCGGCTCGCCCGGGTCACCGGTACCGGGCCGCTCGACGCCCCGGCGTAG
- a CDS encoding ATP-binding cassette domain-containing protein gives MHSPHDPYVRVRDAREHNLKGVDVDVPRDVLAVFTGVSGSGKSSLAFGTVYAEAQRRYFESVAPYARRLIHQVGAPKVGGITGLPPAVSLQQRRATPTSRSSVGTVTNLSNSLRMLFSRAGTYPPGAERLDSDAFSPNTAAGACPECHGLGRVHRTTEELLVPDPSLSIRDGAIAAWPGAWQGKNLRDVLDALGYDVDRPWRELPAEAREWILFTDEQPVVTVHPVRDAGRIQRPYQGTYMSARRYVLKTFADSKSATLRAKAERFLTSAPCPVCGGGRLRAEALAVTVGGRTVAELAALPLAELPGLLPTEGETARVLAEDLTSRIAPVVELGLGYLSLDRPTPTLSAGELQRLRLATQLRSGLFGVVYVLDEPSAGLHPADTEALLTVLERLKAAGNSVFVVEHHLGVMRGADWIVDVGPLSGEHGGRVLYSGPVDGLARVAESATARHLFDRSPAPVREVRIPRGAVTVGPVTRHNLRGVSVRVPLGVLTAVTGVSGSGKSTLVGEITEDLPGVDRLVSVDQRPIGRTPRSNLATYTGLFDVVRKVFAATDRARERGYGVGRFSFNVPGGRCETCQGEGFVSVELLFLPSTYAPCPDCGGARYNPETLEVAYRGRNIAEVLDLTVEGAAEFFTDTPAVARSLAALLDVGLGYLRLGQPATELSGGEAQRIKLASELQRGRRGHTLYLLDEPTTGLHPADVEVLMSQLHGLVDAGHTVVVVEHDMSVVAGADHVIDLGPGGGDAGGRIVAEGTPAQVAGAGGSATAPYLARALDGGERR, from the coding sequence ATGCACAGCCCCCACGACCCGTACGTCCGCGTGCGCGACGCCCGCGAGCACAACCTCAAGGGCGTCGACGTGGACGTCCCCCGGGACGTGCTGGCGGTGTTCACGGGCGTCTCCGGATCGGGGAAGTCGTCACTGGCCTTCGGGACGGTCTACGCGGAGGCGCAGCGGCGCTACTTCGAGTCGGTCGCGCCCTACGCCCGGCGGCTGATCCACCAGGTCGGCGCACCCAAGGTCGGCGGTATCACCGGGCTGCCGCCCGCCGTCTCGCTCCAGCAGCGGCGGGCGACGCCGACGTCCCGCTCCTCGGTGGGGACGGTCACCAACCTCTCCAACTCCCTGCGGATGCTCTTCTCCCGGGCCGGCACGTACCCGCCGGGCGCCGAGCGGCTGGACTCCGACGCGTTCTCGCCGAACACGGCGGCGGGGGCCTGCCCGGAGTGCCACGGGCTGGGCCGGGTGCACCGCACGACCGAGGAGTTGCTGGTCCCGGATCCCTCGCTGTCGATCCGGGACGGTGCGATCGCCGCGTGGCCGGGCGCCTGGCAGGGCAAGAACCTGCGGGACGTCCTGGACGCCCTCGGGTACGACGTGGACCGGCCCTGGCGGGAGCTGCCCGCCGAGGCGCGGGAGTGGATCCTGTTCACCGACGAGCAGCCGGTGGTCACGGTCCACCCGGTGCGGGACGCGGGCCGCATCCAGCGGCCGTACCAGGGCACGTACATGAGCGCCCGGCGCTACGTGCTGAAGACGTTCGCGGACTCGAAGAGCGCCACGCTGCGGGCGAAGGCGGAGCGCTTCCTGACCAGCGCGCCCTGCCCGGTGTGCGGCGGCGGCAGGCTGCGGGCCGAGGCGCTCGCGGTGACCGTCGGCGGCCGTACCGTCGCCGAGCTGGCCGCGCTGCCGCTCGCCGAGCTGCCCGGCCTGCTGCCGACCGAGGGCGAGACGGCCAGGGTGCTGGCCGAGGACCTCACCTCCCGGATCGCGCCCGTCGTGGAGCTGGGGCTCGGCTATCTGAGCCTGGACCGGCCGACCCCCACCCTGTCGGCGGGCGAGTTGCAGCGGCTGCGCCTGGCGACCCAGCTGCGCTCCGGGCTGTTCGGCGTCGTGTACGTCCTGGACGAGCCCTCGGCGGGACTGCATCCGGCGGACACGGAGGCGCTCCTGACGGTGCTCGAACGGCTGAAGGCGGCCGGCAACTCGGTGTTCGTGGTGGAGCACCACCTGGGTGTGATGCGCGGCGCCGACTGGATCGTGGACGTCGGTCCGCTGTCCGGGGAGCACGGCGGGCGGGTGCTGTACAGCGGCCCGGTCGACGGACTGGCCCGCGTCGCGGAGTCCGCCACCGCCCGTCACCTCTTCGACCGCTCCCCCGCGCCCGTGCGCGAGGTACGTATCCCGCGGGGCGCGGTGACGGTCGGTCCGGTGACCCGGCACAACCTGCGCGGGGTGAGCGTGCGGGTCCCACTCGGTGTGCTCACCGCGGTGACGGGCGTGTCCGGCTCCGGCAAGTCGACGCTGGTCGGCGAGATCACCGAGGACCTGCCGGGGGTGGACCGGCTGGTCTCCGTGGACCAGCGGCCCATCGGCCGCACCCCGCGTTCCAACCTGGCCACCTACACCGGCCTGTTCGACGTCGTACGCAAGGTCTTCGCCGCCACCGACCGGGCGCGGGAGCGCGGTTACGGCGTGGGCCGGTTCTCCTTCAACGTCCCGGGCGGGCGCTGCGAGACCTGCCAGGGCGAGGGTTTCGTCAGCGTCGAGCTGCTGTTCCTGCCGAGTACGTACGCGCCGTGCCCGGACTGCGGCGGGGCGCGCTACAACCCCGAGACGCTGGAAGTCGCGTACCGGGGGCGGAACATCGCCGAGGTGCTGGACCTGACGGTGGAGGGCGCGGCGGAGTTCTTCACGGACACTCCGGCGGTGGCCCGCAGCCTGGCCGCGCTGCTGGACGTCGGTCTCGGCTATCTGCGGCTCGGCCAGCCGGCGACGGAGCTGTCCGGCGGGGAGGCGCAGCGCATCAAGCTCGCGAGCGAGCTTCAGCGGGGGCGCCGCGGGCACACCCTGTACCTCCTCGACGAGCCGACCACCGGTCTGCACCCGGCCGATGTCGAGGTGCTCATGAGCCAGTTGCACGGTCTCGTCGACGCCGGGCACACGGTCGTCGTGGTCGAGCACGACATGAGTGTCGTCGCGGGCGCCGACCACGTGATCGACCTGGGTCCGGGCGGCGGCGACGCGGGCGGCCGGATCGTCGCCGAGGGGACGCCCGCCCAGGTGGCGGGCGCAGGCGGAAGTGCCACGGCGCCCTATCTGGCCCGGGCCCTGGACGGCGGGGAGCGCCGGTGA
- a CDS encoding succinate dehydrogenase/fumarate reductase iron-sulfur subunit, producing the protein MKLTLRVWRQKNADADGAMSTYQVDGISSDMSFLEMLDTLNEELILKGEDPVAFDHDCREGICGACSLVINGDAHGPERTTTCQLHMRSFKDGDTIDIEPWRASAFPVVKDLVVDRSAFDRIIQAGGYITAPTGAAPEAHATPVPKPDADLAFEHAECIGCGACVAACPNGAAMLFTSAKVNHLNVLPQGAPERETRVLDMVGQMDAEGFGGCTLTGECATACPKGIPLVSITSMNKEWLRATRKVAKK; encoded by the coding sequence ATGAAGCTCACCCTGCGCGTCTGGCGGCAGAAGAACGCCGACGCCGACGGCGCCATGTCCACATACCAGGTGGACGGAATCTCCAGCGACATGTCCTTCCTGGAGATGCTCGACACCCTCAACGAGGAGCTCATCCTCAAGGGCGAGGACCCCGTCGCCTTCGACCACGACTGCCGCGAGGGCATCTGCGGCGCCTGCTCGCTGGTCATCAACGGCGACGCCCACGGCCCCGAGCGCACCACCACCTGCCAACTGCACATGCGGTCCTTCAAGGACGGCGACACCATCGACATCGAGCCGTGGCGGGCCTCCGCCTTCCCGGTCGTCAAGGACCTCGTCGTCGACCGCTCGGCCTTCGACCGGATCATCCAGGCCGGCGGCTACATCACCGCGCCCACCGGTGCCGCGCCGGAGGCGCACGCCACGCCGGTGCCGAAGCCGGACGCCGACCTCGCCTTCGAGCACGCGGAGTGCATCGGCTGCGGCGCGTGCGTCGCCGCGTGCCCGAACGGCGCGGCGATGCTGTTCACGTCCGCGAAGGTGAACCACCTGAACGTCCTGCCGCAGGGCGCGCCCGAGCGGGAGACGCGGGTGCTGGACATGGTCGGGCAGATGGACGCGGAGGGCTTCGGCGGCTGCACGCTCACCGGCGAGTGCGCGACGGCCTGCCCCAAGGGCATCCCGCTGGTCTCCATCACCAGCATGAACAAGGAATGGCTGCGGGCCACGCGCAAGGTGGCCAAGAAGTAG
- a CDS encoding phosphatase domain-containing protein has translation MSDSSRPPVAVFDLDNTLADTAHRQRFLERRPRDWDAFFAAAPHDPPLAEGIALVRESAEECEIVYLTGRPERCRRDTLDWLAAHGLPDGDVHMRGNADRRPARRTKLEILRRLARTREVRVLVDDDELVCDDAERAGFPVLRARWAARSAELRVAQEREGRT, from the coding sequence GTGAGCGACAGCAGCAGGCCTCCGGTGGCCGTGTTCGACCTGGACAACACCCTCGCCGACACCGCGCACCGGCAGCGGTTCCTGGAGCGCAGGCCCCGTGACTGGGACGCCTTCTTCGCCGCAGCGCCGCACGATCCGCCGCTCGCGGAGGGCATCGCGCTGGTGCGGGAGAGCGCCGAGGAGTGCGAGATCGTCTACCTCACCGGACGGCCCGAGCGCTGCCGGCGCGACACGCTGGACTGGCTGGCCGCGCACGGCCTGCCGGACGGGGACGTGCACATGCGCGGCAACGCCGACCGCAGGCCCGCCCGGCGCACCAAGCTGGAGATCCTGCGGCGGCTCGCGCGGACCCGTGAGGTCCGGGTGCTGGTGGACGACGACGAGTTGGTCTGCGACGACGCCGAACGGGCCGGATTCCCCGTACTCCGGGCACGCTGGGCGGCCCGGTCGGCCGAGCTGCGCGTGGCGCAGGAGCGCGAGGGCCGCACCTGA
- a CDS encoding DUF2382 domain-containing protein, producing the protein MITREEIANVLDQPVYDGDGNKIGDAKHVFFDDMTGRPEWVSVKTGMFGSTESFVPIRDAALVQDHLEVPYGKDQVKGAPSVDVDAGGHLSETEEHRLYDYYGINWDSVLSEAERTDDDRFATGPGTAGAAGAAGTAGAAGLAGTAGTAGAAGTAGGRTGREDAMRREGMRGDEAMTRSEEQMHIGVERHESGRARLRKYVVTEEVQQTVPVTHEEVRVVREPITDANRDEALAGPEISEAEHEVTLHAERPVVETETVPVERVRMTTEELTENETVRGQVRKERIEAETESFTEGETKNARDDKRRGGK; encoded by the coding sequence ATGATCACCCGTGAAGAGATCGCCAACGTCCTGGACCAACCGGTCTACGACGGTGACGGCAACAAGATCGGCGACGCGAAGCACGTCTTCTTCGACGACATGACCGGGCGCCCCGAGTGGGTGAGCGTCAAGACGGGCATGTTCGGCTCCACCGAGTCCTTCGTGCCCATCCGGGACGCCGCACTGGTGCAGGACCACCTCGAGGTTCCCTACGGCAAGGACCAGGTCAAGGGCGCGCCCTCTGTCGACGTCGACGCGGGCGGCCATCTGTCGGAGACCGAGGAGCACCGGCTCTACGACTACTACGGCATCAACTGGGACAGCGTGCTGTCCGAGGCCGAGCGCACCGACGACGACCGCTTCGCGACGGGACCGGGCACCGCCGGAGCCGCCGGAGCCGCCGGAACGGCTGGTGCCGCGGGACTGGCCGGTACGGCCGGTACGGCCGGTGCCGCGGGAACGGCGGGCGGCAGGACCGGACGCGAGGACGCCATGCGGCGCGAGGGCATGCGCGGCGACGAGGCCATGACCCGCTCCGAGGAGCAGATGCACATCGGCGTCGAACGCCACGAGTCCGGCCGGGCCAGGCTCCGCAAGTACGTGGTCACGGAAGAGGTCCAGCAGACCGTCCCGGTCACCCACGAGGAAGTGCGGGTGGTGCGCGAGCCCATCACGGACGCCAACCGTGACGAGGCCCTGGCCGGACCGGAGATCAGCGAGGCCGAGCACGAGGTCACGCTGCACGCGGAACGTCCCGTCGTGGAGACGGAGACGGTACCGGTGGAGCGGGTCCGGATGACCACGGAGGAGCTCACGGAGAACGAGACGGTGCGCGGCCAGGTCCGCAAGGAGCGCATCGAGGCCGAGACCGAGTCGTTCACCGAGGGTGAGACGAAGAACGCCCGGGACGACAAGCGGCGGGGCGGCAAGTGA
- a CDS encoding fumarate reductase/succinate dehydrogenase flavoprotein subunit produces MTTYADYTTGEPVADTKAPAGPVNERWDTRRFEAKLVNPANRRGKTVIVVGTGLAGGSAGATLAEQGYHVVQFCYQDSPRRAHSIAAQGGINAAKNYRNDGDSIHRLFYDTVKGGDFRSRESNVHRLAQISVEIIDQCVAQGVPFAREYGGLLDTRSFGGVQVSRTFYARGQTGQQLLLGAYQALSRQIAAGNIEMHARTEMLDLIVVDGRARGIVARDLITGKIDTYYADAVVLASGGYGNVFYLSTNAMNSNATAVWRAHRRGAYFANPCFTQIHPTCIPRTGDHQSKLTLMSESLRNDGRIWVPKAKGDDRPANKIPEDERDYYLERIYPSFGNLVPRDIASRAAKNVCDEGRGVGPGGQGVYLDFADAIKRMGRKAVEAKYGNLFDMYQRITDEDPYEVPMRIYPAVHYTMGGLWVDYDLQTTVPGLFAIGEANFSDHGANRLGASALMQGLADGYFVLPATINDYLARNPLGDDVDDDHPVVQEVLAETEDRLNLLLSVDGDRTPDSFHRELGELMWEFCGMARTDSGLRKALERIPQIREEFWRRIKVPGTGEEFNQSLEKANRIVDYLELAELMCLDALHRAESCGGHFREESQTPDGEAARRDEEFGYAAAWEFTGTGEAPTLHKEDLVFEYVHPTQRSYA; encoded by the coding sequence ATGACTACCTACGCCGACTACACGACCGGCGAGCCGGTCGCCGACACCAAGGCCCCCGCCGGACCCGTCAACGAGCGCTGGGACACCCGCCGTTTCGAGGCGAAGCTGGTCAACCCCGCCAACCGGCGCGGGAAGACCGTCATCGTCGTCGGCACCGGCCTCGCGGGCGGCTCCGCCGGCGCGACGCTGGCCGAACAGGGCTACCACGTCGTCCAGTTCTGCTACCAGGACTCCCCGCGCCGGGCCCACTCCATCGCCGCGCAGGGCGGCATCAACGCCGCCAAGAACTACCGCAACGACGGCGACTCGATCCACCGCCTCTTCTACGACACCGTCAAGGGCGGCGACTTCCGCTCCCGCGAGTCCAACGTGCACCGGCTCGCGCAGATCTCGGTCGAGATCATCGACCAGTGCGTCGCGCAGGGCGTGCCCTTCGCCCGCGAGTACGGCGGACTGCTCGACACCCGCTCCTTCGGCGGCGTGCAGGTCTCCCGTACCTTCTACGCCCGCGGCCAGACGGGCCAGCAGCTGCTGCTCGGCGCCTACCAGGCGCTCAGCAGGCAGATCGCGGCCGGGAACATCGAGATGCACGCGCGCACCGAGATGCTCGACCTGATCGTCGTGGACGGCCGGGCCCGCGGCATCGTCGCCCGGGACCTGATCACCGGGAAGATCGACACCTACTACGCGGACGCCGTCGTCCTGGCCAGCGGCGGCTACGGCAACGTGTTCTACCTCTCCACCAACGCCATGAACTCCAACGCGACCGCCGTCTGGCGGGCGCACCGGCGCGGCGCCTACTTCGCCAACCCCTGCTTCACGCAGATCCACCCCACCTGCATCCCGCGCACCGGCGACCACCAGTCCAAGCTGACGCTGATGAGCGAGTCGCTGCGCAACGACGGCCGGATCTGGGTGCCCAAGGCCAAGGGCGACGACCGTCCCGCCAACAAGATCCCCGAGGACGAGCGCGACTACTACCTGGAGCGCATCTACCCGTCCTTCGGCAACCTCGTCCCGCGCGACATCGCCTCCCGCGCCGCGAAGAACGTCTGCGACGAGGGCAGGGGAGTGGGCCCCGGCGGCCAGGGCGTCTACCTGGACTTCGCCGACGCGATCAAGCGCATGGGCCGCAAGGCGGTCGAGGCCAAGTACGGCAACCTCTTCGACATGTACCAGCGGATCACCGACGAGGACCCGTACGAGGTACCGATGCGGATCTACCCCGCCGTGCACTACACGATGGGCGGCCTGTGGGTCGACTACGACCTCCAGACCACCGTGCCCGGCCTGTTCGCGATCGGCGAGGCCAACTTCTCCGACCACGGCGCCAACCGGCTCGGCGCCTCCGCGCTGATGCAGGGCCTGGCCGACGGCTACTTCGTACTGCCGGCCACCATCAACGACTACCTCGCCCGCAACCCGCTGGGGGACGACGTCGACGACGACCACCCGGTGGTGCAGGAGGTGCTGGCCGAGACCGAGGACCGGCTGAACCTGCTGCTGTCGGTGGACGGCGACCGCACCCCGGACTCCTTCCACCGGGAACTGGGCGAGCTGATGTGGGAGTTCTGCGGCATGGCCCGCACCGACTCCGGCCTGCGCAAGGCCCTGGAGCGCATCCCGCAGATCCGCGAGGAGTTCTGGCGGCGCATCAAGGTCCCCGGCACCGGCGAGGAGTTCAACCAGTCGCTGGAGAAGGCCAACCGCATCGTCGACTACCTGGAGCTCGCCGAGCTGATGTGCCTCGACGCGCTGCACCGCGCCGAGTCCTGCGGCGGCCACTTCCGCGAGGAGTCCCAGACCCCGGACGGCGAGGCGGCCCGCAGGGACGAGGAGTTCGGCTACGCCGCCGCCTGGGAGTTCACCGGCACCGGCGAGGCCCCCACCCTGCACAAGGAAGACCTGGTCTTCGAGTACGTCCACCCCACCCAGCGGAGCTACGCATGA
- a CDS encoding extracellular solute-binding protein, producing the protein MRRRLLALVCVSATVLSGCGLISQDGGSERHTVTVWLMKDSASQDFLKRFTEGFEADHPDLDLDIRIQEWTGIGDKVQAALKADGTDGPDVVEVGNTQVPQYAEGGRLQDLTLESMRDWGIRDWLPGLAEPGQWMSQQFGIPWYAANRVVIYRKDLFEQAGINEPPRTREEWLTATEKLDKNGDQGIYLAGQDWYTLSGFIWDEGGELATQDGEGGVWTGALDSAAALRGMDFYRELQALGDGPVDADEEHPPQAGVFAKGQVAQIIAVPGQAQSILRENPELKGRIGFFPVPGKSADKPGAVFTGGSDLVVPKNTDQEDGARAVVEALVSTKWNTDLARTMNYVPNKKSLAKDVSGEEGIEAMAAGAAQGRATPGTPRWGAVEADNPIKEYMTNVLKGAKAKSEARKASDRITELLDVNTR; encoded by the coding sequence GTGAGACGTCGCCTGCTCGCCCTTGTCTGTGTGTCCGCCACCGTGCTCAGCGGCTGCGGCCTGATCTCGCAGGACGGCGGGAGCGAGCGGCACACCGTCACCGTGTGGCTGATGAAGGACAGTGCCTCGCAGGACTTCCTGAAGCGGTTCACCGAGGGCTTCGAGGCCGACCACCCCGACCTCGACCTGGACATCCGCATCCAGGAGTGGACCGGGATCGGCGACAAGGTGCAGGCCGCGCTGAAGGCCGACGGCACGGACGGACCCGACGTCGTCGAGGTCGGCAACACCCAGGTCCCGCAGTACGCGGAGGGCGGCCGGCTGCAGGACCTGACCCTGGAGTCGATGCGCGACTGGGGCATCCGCGACTGGCTGCCGGGTCTCGCCGAACCGGGGCAGTGGATGTCCCAGCAGTTCGGCATCCCCTGGTACGCCGCCAACCGCGTCGTCATCTACCGCAAGGACCTCTTCGAGCAGGCCGGCATCAACGAGCCGCCCCGCACCCGCGAGGAGTGGCTCACCGCCACGGAGAAGCTCGACAAGAACGGCGACCAGGGCATCTACCTGGCCGGACAGGACTGGTACACGCTCTCCGGATTCATCTGGGACGAGGGCGGCGAACTCGCCACCCAGGACGGCGAGGGCGGCGTCTGGACGGGCGCGCTGGACTCCGCGGCGGCCCTGCGCGGCATGGACTTCTACCGCGAACTGCAGGCCCTGGGCGACGGCCCGGTCGACGCCGACGAGGAACACCCGCCGCAGGCCGGGGTCTTCGCGAAGGGACAGGTCGCGCAGATCATCGCGGTGCCGGGCCAGGCCCAGTCCATCCTGCGCGAGAACCCCGAACTCAAGGGCAGGATCGGCTTCTTCCCCGTGCCCGGCAAGAGCGCCGACAAGCCCGGCGCCGTCTTCACCGGCGGCTCCGACCTCGTCGTCCCGAAGAACACCGACCAGGAGGACGGCGCCCGTGCCGTGGTCGAGGCGCTGGTGAGCACCAAGTGGAACACCGACCTGGCCCGCACCATGAACTACGTCCCCAACAAGAAGTCGCTCGCCAAGGACGTCTCCGGCGAGGAGGGCATCGAGGCCATGGCGGCCGGCGCCGCACAGGGCCGGGCGACCCCCGGTACGCCCCGCTGGGGCGCGGTCGAGGCGGACAACCCGATCAAGGAGTACATGACGAACGTGCTCAAGGGGGCGAAGGCGAAGTCGGAGGCCCGCAAGGCCTCCGACCGCATCACCGAACTGCTGGACGTCAACACGCGCTGA
- a CDS encoding lysophospholipid acyltransferase family protein, giving the protein MSGWLPLAPCTPAACVERTRAAAAVPRAVLRLTAVAVLLLAGIAVVLAPSGLRRRLPAVLVRRWCRWVVRAAGVRVRVTGAAVPRGGLLLVANHVSWLDIPLLAAVRPARMLAKSEIRHWPVAGGPTGRAGVLFIERDRPRALPGTVDAVARALRAGAAVAAFPEGSTWCGRAHGPFRRAVFQAALDAGVPVQPVRIRYRAGERAVSTTPAFVGVDTLLASLWRVASARGLTAEVEVRPVVPPGRHRDRRALARATEYAVHGDQGKAPSKSMCAL; this is encoded by the coding sequence ATGAGCGGCTGGCTGCCCCTGGCGCCCTGCACGCCCGCCGCGTGCGTGGAACGGACCCGGGCCGCGGCGGCCGTACCGCGCGCCGTGCTGCGCCTCACCGCGGTCGCCGTGCTGCTCCTCGCCGGGATCGCCGTCGTGCTGGCCCCCTCCGGCCTGCGGCGCAGGCTGCCCGCGGTCCTGGTGCGGCGCTGGTGCCGGTGGGTGGTGCGGGCCGCGGGGGTCCGGGTCCGCGTCACGGGAGCCGCCGTCCCCCGGGGCGGGCTGCTCCTCGTCGCCAACCACGTCTCCTGGCTCGACATTCCGCTGCTGGCCGCCGTACGCCCCGCGAGGATGCTGGCCAAGAGCGAGATCCGGCACTGGCCCGTGGCGGGCGGGCCGACGGGGCGCGCCGGGGTGCTGTTCATCGAACGGGACCGGCCGCGGGCCCTGCCGGGCACGGTCGACGCCGTCGCGCGGGCCCTGCGCGCGGGCGCCGCCGTGGCTGCCTTCCCCGAGGGCAGCACGTGGTGCGGACGGGCCCACGGACCCTTCCGCCGGGCGGTGTTCCAGGCCGCCCTGGACGCCGGGGTCCCGGTCCAGCCGGTCCGCATCCGCTACCGGGCCGGGGAGCGGGCGGTGAGCACGACGCCCGCGTTCGTCGGCGTGGACACGCTGCTCGCCTCCCTGTGGCGGGTGGCGTCGGCGCGCGGACTGACCGCCGAGGTGGAGGTGCGGCCCGTCGTACCGCCCGGCCGCCACCGCGACCGGCGTGCCCTCGCCCGGGCCACCGAGTACGCGGTCCACGGTGACCAGGGGAAAGCACCGTCGAAAAGTATGTGTGCTTTGTGA
- a CDS encoding dodecin gives MSNHTYRVTEVVGTSPDGVDQAVRNAITRASQTLRKLDWFEVTQVRGQIEDGQVAHWQVGLKLGFRLEESD, from the coding sequence ATGTCGAACCACACCTACCGGGTCACCGAGGTCGTCGGCACCTCGCCCGACGGCGTCGACCAGGCCGTCCGCAACGCCATCACGCGCGCCTCGCAGACCCTGCGCAAGCTGGACTGGTTCGAGGTGACGCAGGTGCGCGGCCAGATCGAGGACGGGCAGGTCGCGCACTGGCAGGTCGGGCTCAAGCTCGGCTTCCGCCTGGAGGAGTCCGACTGA